The window CCCGATCTGTAGGCACCCGGGTTTGCCCGTGCATCCCCGATgccccccgccggggctgggcGAGTTACCCCGCAGGGAGATGGGAAGGCACCAACgctttctcctccccagccccgggctgcGGGACGCACCCTACCCTgcctgctggggttttttgttgttgttgttgtttgtttgaggtttgtttttttctcttccctccgaACAGCCGGAAAAGGGAAGCTTTGGGCGGCGCGTTGCTCCCTCGCCTCCCCTTCCGCAGCCTGCTCCGCCCCGGGCTGCTGTGGAGCGGGGCCGCGGCGCAGGTGAGTGCCGGGCGGGAACCCTCCGGTACCCTCCCCGGCCGGATGACGCCGAGGGCCGCCCCCAGGGCTGCATTCACAACAAATCGGGTTTCATCTCTTGGAGTGGGTTTAGCGGGTTTAGGGCTTAGGCTTTAGGGAGGCCTTCCTCGTggaaaagccccccccccccctccgcggcaaaatgttatttttccctaAAAAATTCGGAGATACCGACGGTCACCCcgatttctctttcagttttcagCATGGCCGTGGACTGGCTGGGCTTTGGCTACGCCGCCCTGGTGGCATCGGGAGGGATCATTGGCTATGCCAAAGCAGGTACGGTACGGGAAGGGGCTTGCAGATCCTTcgcttccctcccaccccccaataACTTTGTGTGAGCTGGGCAGCTTTTTACGAACGCCTCCTGTCTCGGAGTTCATGCAGATGTAAAGTTTATCAGTTTGTGCCATGTGCTGATAAATTTGCTCCTGTCGAGGTGTGGTGCTTTTTGCGTTGAGCTGCTGTTTTGGGTTGATAAGCCCACAGTCTGCTTTCTGATAGGTGCTGGTATCCTGCCTCCGTGTTGTGCTCTTTGGGTGAAGTGATACAAGTCTCCTTCAGAAGGGCTTTTCCCctgttattttaaatgtgttctgTACGTTCAAATGACataagtcatctttttttttcccttggagatTTATTCTCAATGTTTGATGGTAACAGTATACAGCAAGCTGCAGAAGGATCCTTTCTCCAAGTCAAGCTGAATAATGCAAATCAGTTTTTAAGCGTGTTCCTTTTCTGGTGTCTGCATCATAAGCTTACCCTCTGACCTagtgctttcatttttctgagtTTGCCCTCCTCCGGACAGAATTGTGGATTCATCCCTTCTGCAATGCTGTCTCTTTCAGCTTCAAAAATCCCTAAGCCATCTTAGCGTTTGTGATAAGGTGTATTCCTGCATTGCTGATGTCGGTAGTAATCTTACCAATGCATTTGACTACATAGATGCTAATGCCTGTTCTTATCTGCTTTCTACTGGCTTTCTTTATCCTTTGGAGTGTGAGTGGAGTTTAGGACAGGAGGGACCATAATGAGAATTTAAGTAACTAATTGCATCCGCATTTCTCTGCAGCCATGGTGAAATAGTAGGTGTCTTTCTCGTCCTCCGTTCTCAGATGGGAGGACATGGTCATGCTGAGGCGAGGGAATCCAGGTCACAGGATTTTTGAAGGGGAACAGGAACTTGTATGGTGACTtaagggaaatttaaaaaaaaaaaaaaaggcaatcataTCCCTACTAATAAtgtggagaaactgaaagaaaatggaattctCACCCATAAAGCTAAGGCGGTGATCTGTTCTTTTACAACCAGGTCTATTTACCCACACAGACAGTGTGGTCAGCAGTAGGTGCCTTTGGAAGAGTATGAGAACAGGGCAAGCaaaaattgatttatttgtttatattctcTCTTTATTTAGTGAGTTCTCTGTGTCTCAGTGTTTTGAGACTCAGCAACTTCCTGAACCAGAGGTGATGTAGTTGTCCTAGTATGTGCTTAAAAAATGCCTTAAGGTAAAATTCAAGGATATGATGGCCATTTCTTGGCTCTCAGCCTTGTGCAAAGAATTGTAGCTACCACACGTTGGTTACTAAAGTGTATTCTGTCCAGAGCAGCCACTTACTAGAGTGTGTATCTTTTCCTTGCACATGTACAAGAATATCTGGTGCTTTCTATCATCTTCAGCTCTTGCTTTTTATACCAAAAGCAGGATCTGAAGCAATGTTACAGCTGCCTTGTTGATGACTGAAAACTGATTACTTTATGGTAGCGATATGCTATCCTCCTGTAACACTGAGAGATCTTTATCAGATTAGTTTTGCAATCTCAAGTCCTTTTAAACGTGACCTAAAAAATGGAATATATAAAGAACCACCCTCAGTAGCATTAAGTCCTGAATTCTCCATTAGCCTTATTGAGGGCATTTACCACTCGCAGTGGTCATGCCACTTTGATACTTGATGTCATCTGTAAATCACCAATTTGGATGCAGTATCCTTTATCTTCTGGTAGTTTGGGATTATCATTTATACTGAGGACTTGACCCAACATTAGGCAAGTCCAGGGAATCTTCTTCCAAAGTCTGCAGTTACCTTTGGATCAGATCTCAGGTGTGCTTAAGAGATATGCTCTCCCTTATTTGAGCCCTCTCTCTTCTTTGGCAACTACTTATTTGTCTAAATGCTCTCCTGCCCAGTTCAGTTCACATGTCCTTTTTCATTCTAATCTTAAACCCTTACTATTTAATCCCTTTACTTTACTGCCTCTCAAGAAATTCTGGAATTGCTGTGTTGAAACAACATGCTCTGGTCTGCACAAAGAAAACACcaattcttttgtttttctctctattCTTTCCATCGTAAATATGTTAATGGCTTTGCAGTTAAAGCATTAGATACTAATGCTATTTGTATCTTGTAAAGAGTATTTAAACACATCTCTTGGTTCAGATCAGCGTGGTTTTaataccttaaaagaaaaaaatcttctctatTCTGCCTTATAACAATGAATGACAATTTTTCGTTACTGTTGGTGTTTTTCAAAACAGATAAGCTAATGAGCAAGTTTATTTATGAGCTTCTAATAAATGTGTTATCTTTTACTTATTCAGGTAGTGTGCCATCGCTAGCTGCCGGCCTTTTCTTTGGGAGTTTGGCTGGACTGGGTGCCTATCAGCTTTCGCAGAATCCGAATAATATTTGGATTTCCCTGAGTAAGTAATTTACAATTTTAATTAGAAGGGGTTATAtttaccctaaaaaaaaaaccctggataCTTAAAATGAGTACCTGAAAGTCTTTGCAGAAGAGGTAAACCGATGGTgttataaatctatttttaatccaGTCTTTAAACTTGTGTTTCAGTGAAAATCTCTGTTAGTGGCTGAATTCCAGTGTTCTCCCTGGAATGTGAATTTTTAGcatgatttaattatttttgtaaataatgtaTTGAGAATGCATATGAAAGACTGCTTGTTTTGATGTGTCTTACTCAGCGATTTCTCACTGTGTTCTTGCTTCCCTTTTGCAAGACGTAATAAAGTGCTTTGGGTGATAGTTCAAACTTACAGTTTTGTTCCTCTGCtacaacaggagagaaaaataccTGTTATTTATTGTTAGGGTTTGTCTTCTGAACatcaaaaaacctgcaggttGTGAAGGAATATGTGTGTTAGGATAAAGTGAAACTTAtatggtttaaaaagaaataaataaacaaaccaaataCAATTAATTTACatccttcagcaaaaaaaaaaatcaaataagcaTTTCGTGTTTAAAAACTTGTATTTAGTATGGTGTGAATCtccaaaatgcaatttttgtctttctgcctTTTACTATATAAAGCTCAGGGTTGTGATCAAGTTAGGAGGATTATCCCCTATCACTTTAACCTGTACATGCCTAAAGCTAACTGTGGAGAGTCACTGCGTGGTCAGTGCTTAAAGAGCTGCCCCTGACTATAGCATTTGTTCACTGAAGCAGTAACAGCTCTTAGATATGCGAAAGTCAGAAGTGAAAGGGGAAGGCACAGtgtttctctgcatttcagcATTGTCTACAGTGCAGTCCACTTTCGCTTGCGTATCTACTGGAGAGGTCAAAAGCTATGCATGGTCAAGCCTAAGTAACTGGGATCAACTGCAAATACAGAAAGCTTAGCTGGAGTGAGACCAGGTATTTTCTCAAATAGGAGACAGATACGTTTCTATAATTCAGTAGCATATGGggtcttttcctcctccttttcaagCTTTAAAGTTTTTGGAGGAGGCTTGCTTTACTGCTGTCTTAGACGAAATTACATTTAGTggtgtgtgtatattttgaaGACTGGATACTGATTAGAGCTTGATATATTTGAATACTGAAGTGTTGTGTATTAGACTATGGTCTCAGTCTTTTACATATCTACTTATATGAGACTATTAGACGTTGTTAAGGACAATATTTAGGGTGGTGTTCGGGAGAAAGGATGCCATGGCTAGGATTGAAGATGAGCTGGGTCCTGCAGGACCAGGCGTCACACAGAAGCAATGGTAGAACGTAGGAGTGGTTGGAACATGTTCATGTGTAGCTGTTACCACTGAGTAGCAGATGCATGCTAAGGCTAGGCATTTAATTAGTATGTTTTCTTCTATGTTTTCTCTTGGTATTCCGTCTTTCTTTGAGATACAGTGTTCCAGGGATTGCCCTTTCTATTTTACTGGCTCGGTGAAACTGCGTGGCTCCTGCCTCTATGTCAAGTGGTCAGGGTGAATAGTTTTAACTCTGTGATCTTAATGAAGGTGATGCAGGGCTGAAGTGGCTTGGTAATGCTTAGCACTTACATATAGCACACTTGCCTTTCAAAGTCTCTTTCAAACACAAATTAGTTAATTCTCAGAACGTTATGAGAAGGTGCACAGGTTTAGTGATTTGCCTGTGCACAGGGAAGGAGTGAGTTCCAGAGCTGTGTAGCATAGATTATTTCCAGACGGCAAAGAAGAGCATTTTGACAAAGAAATTTGAGAACAGTCTGTGCAGAACCATATGGAGTGCATTGTCTGATAGAACTTGATATAGAATACTTAGTCTTCACATACTGAGGCATTCCAAAGTTTACACAATTTATTGACTCTTTTAGTCCATCTTATGAAATAACCTTGTTTCACTTTttacttcacttttattttttactacatCTTCTCTCTGTTCTGTTAGTTTTGAATTGTAACATCTCTCTCACTCACATGAATCTCTGCTGACTGGACCGTATAATCTCTCATTTAAGTTACATCTGGAACACTGACTGCCGTCATGGGAACAAGATTTTACAACTCTGGAAAATTCATGCCTGCAGGGCTAATTGCTGGTGTCAGGTACAACACgat of the Larus michahellis chromosome 2, bLarMic1.1, whole genome shotgun sequence genome contains:
- the LOC141739168 gene encoding transmembrane protein 14C-like, coding for MLETGRVDGAIAARKDRPASSISAGPQPEKGSFGRRVAPSPPLPQPAPPRAAVERGRGAVFSMAVDWLGFGYAALVASGGIIGYAKAGSVPSLAAGLFFGSLAGLGAYQLSQNPNNIWISLITSGTLTAVMGTRFYNSGKFMPAGLIAGVSLLMVGRLALKMVEKPHDK